Proteins from a single region of Apium graveolens cultivar Ventura chromosome 7, ASM990537v1, whole genome shotgun sequence:
- the LOC141674755 gene encoding receptor-like protein 6, protein MALLQFKQGFEISKTASHAPSAYAKILSWKLQGNTSKDCCSWEGVYCDQQTGHVDSLDLSSSFLYGSIDSESSLFPFQENLLKLETRNFRSLVGNLTNLIQLNLSMVNITSMVPASLNNLFFLSSLGLRGCGLYGEIPVGIFLLPNIQVLDVGRNRSIPATLTTLDLSRNYFSGKVPSLAIMSQLSYLSLAHNNFTNNIPASFANLTSLTYLDLNHNRFSGIVPSWFMNLTRLTHLDLSYNPWKGSVPTSLSQLENLDYLNLFHANLSGIVELDIFLSLKKLTTLKLSQNYFSVVENNKTNITLPQFKYLALSGCKMMKFPHFLQFQDELEDLFLDDNRIQGLIPEWIWNKSKEIMDSVWLGGNHLTGFEHNPGVLPWTRLRLLALWNNMMEASCIVLELSDSNFVGKIPSCLGNFSNDLMILDLKRNNFEGSIPEMSSRLKKVDLRINQFQGKLPRSLANCIVLEVLNLGENQIEDSFPLWLGTLPELQVLIVRSNLFHGTIENYTTNSEFPKLRIIDLYNNSFAGDLPLEHFQNCDAMKFKVDKLEYMKYHNHAINWGLDTLSRLRYYNHKQRYHVIVDLSSNKFTGKIPNSIESFKNLHSLNLSNNFLRGSIPTVTGNLTALESFDISKNNLTGKIPPQLAGLGFLAIFDMSFNHLTGPIPQGKQFNLFQNDSYKGNMALCGSPLSKKCGEPPTPSPPLRSEKEDDSDSFLNVVDVIIVSIGFGSGLIVGIIYGRKLATVGIHALADTFSHS, encoded by the exons ATGGCCTTGTTGCAGTTCAAACAAGGCTTCGAAATCTCGAAAACAGCCTCTCATGCGCCTTCTGCTTATGCTAAGATCCTATCCTGGAAACTCCAAGGAAACACAAGCAAAGATTGCTGCTCGTGGGAAGGAGTGTACTGCGACCAACAAACAGGCCATGTTGATAGTCTTGATCTTAGTAGCAGTTTTCTCTATGGTTCCATCGACTCCGAAAGCAGCCT GTTTCCCTTCCAGGAAAATCTTTTGAAACTCGAGACACGTAATTTTAGAAGCCTTGTTGGAAACTTGACAAACTTGATACAACTTAACCTCAGTATGGTGAACATTACATCTATGGTACCTGCTTCGCTAAACAACTTATTCTTTCTGTCATCTCTCGGGCTCAGAGGGTGTGGTTTATATGGTGAAATTCCGGTTGGCATCTTCCTGCTACCAAACATACAAGTTCTTGATGTTGGGAGAAACC GTTCTATTCCGGCCACACTTACTACACTGGACTTGAGCAGAAATTATTTTTCTGGCAAGGTTCCATCACTTGCAATCATGTCACAACTCTCTTATCTGTCACTTGCTCATAATAATTTCACTAACAATATACCAGCATCCTTTGCAAATCTTACCAGTCTAACTTATTTAGATCTTAATCATAATAGGTTTTCAGGGATTGTTCCATCTTGGTTTATGAACCTAACTCGTTTAACACATCTTGACCTTTCTTACAATCCGTGGAAGGGATCAGTTCCAACATCATTGTCACAGCTTGAAAATCTTGATTATCTTAATCTTTTTCATGCTAATCTCAGTGGAATTGTGGAATTAGATATATTTCTTAGCTTAAAAAAACTAACTACTCTCAAACTTTCGCAGAACTATTTTTCTGTAGTAGAAAATAACAAAACCAATATTACTCTTCCACAATTCAAGTACTTGGCATTAAGTGGATGCAAAATGATGAAGTTTCCACATTTCCTTCAGTTTCAAGATGAACTAGAGGATCTGTTCCTTGATGATAATCGAATTCAAGGCCTCATACCAGAATGGATTTGGAACAAAAGTAAAGAAATTATGGATTCAGTATGGCTTGGAGGGAACCATCTAACAGGATTTGAGCATAATCCAGGTGTTTTGCCATGGACTCGTTTACGTTTATTGGCCCTTTGGAATAACATGATGGAAG CCTCATGCATTGTGTTAGAACTGAGTGACAGCAACTTCGTTGGCAAGATTCCTTCATGTCTAGGAAACTTCAGCAATGACTTGATGATACTTGATCTAAAAAGGAACAACTTTGAAGGAAGCATACCTGAAATGAGTTCAAGACTTAAGAAGGTGGAtttaagaataaatcaattccaggGAAAACTACCAAGATCATTAGCAAACTGCATTGTGCTTGAAGTTCTTAATCTGGGAGAGAATCAAATAGAAGATTCATTTCCTTTGTGGCTTGGAACTCTTCCAGAACTGCAGGTCCTAATAGTGCGATCCAACCTGTTCCATGGTACAATAGAGAATTATACCACCAATTCAGAGTTTCCAAAGTTGCGAATCATCGACCTCTACAACAATTCTTTTGCAGGAGATTTGCCACTTGAACACTTCCAGAATTGTGATGCCATGAAATTTAAGGTAGACAAGCTGGAATATATGAAATACCATAATCATGCCATTAATTGGGGGTTGGATACTCTCTCAAGACTACGATATTACAATCACAAACAAAGGTACCACGTTATC GTTGATCTCTCCAGCAACAAATTCACTGGAAAAATTCCGAACTCCATAGAAAGCTTTAAGAATCTTCACTCCCTCAATCTTTCAAACAATTTTCTCAGGGGTTCTATCCCAACAGTCACAGGAAACCTCACTGCTCTAGAGTCATTTGATATTTCCAAAAACAATCTCACAGGTAAAATTCCTCCACAGTTAGCAGGTCTGGGATTCCTTGCAATATTCGACATGTCTTTTAACCATCTTACTGGACCCATACCACAAGGGAAACAGTTTAACTTATTTCAGAACGACTCGTACAAAGGAAACATGGCATTATGTGGATCACCTCTATCCAAAAAGTGTGGAGAACCGCCAACACCTTCACCACCATTAAGGTCAGAAAAAGAGGATGATTCTGATTCATTCTTGAATGTGGTTGATGTGATCATTGTGTCAATTGGATTTGGAAGTGGGCTAATAGTTGGAATTATATACGGGAGGAAGCTAGCAACTGTTGGAATTCATGCACTTGCTGATACTTTCTCTCATTCATAG